The DNA region CGGGGGTGTGGTCCATCACCGAGATCAGGCGCACAGCCGGATGGTCGATCAGCAGCTTCAGTTCGCCGAGCAGATCATGCCAGGACAGTTCGCAGCGCAGATGAAACAGATGGTCGGCACGCAATACCCCTTCGCGCATGCCTTGATCAATGGCGGCGAAGGCGGTGTGCAGGGTATCCAGCCGGACACTTTCATCTTCCATGTCGCCGACCGACAGCGCATCGAAGACCGTGGTGATGCCGGCCGCCACACATTGCGCATCGTGGGTGACGACGGCGGGCAAGACCGGCCACAGCACGCCATTGCGCGGCATCAGGTGCTTTTCCAGATTGTCGGTATGCAGCTCGACCAGACCGGGCAGCAGATCATCGCCCCCCAGATCTTCGCCTTCTGCCAGCGGGTGGGAATGGACGGCGCTGATCAGGCCGTTGTCGATCTCCACGGCACCGCGCTCGATGATGCCGTCAGCCAGTACCAGTCGGGCGTGATTCAGAATGCGCTTCATGCGGCTTGCTCCTCCTGACGTGCCAGCGGCACGTTGAAAATGCGGTTGGCGATGGCATCTCGGGTGGCTTCGTCGTGGAAAATGCCGACCAGTGCCGCGCCGCGCTGGCGTGCCTCGTGCATCAGCTCGATGACCACGGCACGATTGGCCGCATCCAGCGAAGCGGTGGGTTCGTCCAGCAACAGAATCGGCCGCGGCGCGATCATGCCGCGGGCAATGTTGACGCGTTGTTGCTCGCCTCCGGAGAAGGTGGCCGGCGGCAGGTGCCACAGACGTTCGGCAATATGCAGCCGAGCCAGCCAGCGCGCTGCTTCGGCCAGGGCGGCCTCGCGCTGCCAGCCCCAGGCTTCGAGCGGCTCGGCGACGATGTCCAGCGCACTGACCCGCGGGATCACGCGCAGGAACTGGCTGACGTAACCCAGGGTTCGACGGCGGACGGCACTGATCTGATCCGGGCGGGCTTGCGCCATGTCGACCCACTGCCCTTCATGCTGAATGCCGATCTTGCCGGACTGTACCAGATAGTTGGCATAGAGGGCCTTGAGCAAAGTGCTCTTGCCCGCGCCGGAGGGACCGGTGAGTGCGACACATTCGCCGGCGGCAACCGACAGGGACACATCAGACAAGACGGGCAGGCGCAGCCCGCCCTGCTGGTGCAGGACAAAGGTCTTGCTCAGGTGTTGGGCATCAATCAATAAGCTCATGGGTATCAGGCCTGAAGAATCGAGGAAACCAGCAGCTGGCTGTAGGGGTGTTGCGGGTCATCGAGGATCTGGTCGGTCAGCCCGGCCTCGACCACCCGGCCGCGCTGCATTACCAGCGTGCGCTGCGCCAGCAGGCGCGCTACGCCGAGGTCATGGGTGACCATGATCACCGCGATGCCGGTGTCGTGGACCAGCCGGCGCGTCAGGTCGAGAAAGCGCGCTTGCACCGAGACGTCCAGTCCGCCGGTCGGCTCGTCCATGAACACCAGACGTGGCTGTGTCACCAGATTGCGGGCGATTTGCAGACGTTGCTGCATGCCGCCGGAAAAGGCCGAGGGTTTGTCATCCAGACGCTCGCGGCCGATCTCCACCTGCTCCAGCCAGTCACCGGCAGTGGTCCGCAACTGACCGTAATGACGCTGACCCAGCGCCATCAGACGCTCGCTGACATTGGCGCCGGCAGACACATTCATGCGCAGACCGTCGCGGGCGTGCTGGGTGACATAGCCCCATTCGCTGCGTGCCAGCCGGCGCCTGTCGGCTTCTGCCAGCGTGGTCAGCTCATGCTCGCCGCCATCCCGGTCATGAAAGCGCACAGTCCCGCCATCCGCCGGCAGCTTGCCTGCCAGCGTGGCCAGCAGGGTGGACTTGCCCGAGCCCGACTCCCCCACGATGCACAGTACCTCGCCCTGATACAGGTCGAAGTCGATATCGAAACAACCCTGACCATTGCCATAGTCCTTGTTCAGGCCGCGGACCTGCAGTATCGGCATGTTCATGGCGTGACCTCCTGACGTTGCTGGCAATAGTCACTGTCCGAGCAGACAAACAGACGGGTACCGGCATCATCCGTGACGATCTCGTCCAGATAGCTGTCCTCGGCGCCACACAAGGCGCAGGCATGGGGCCAGCGCTGCACCTCGAAGGGATGGTCGTCGAAGGCCAGGCTCTCCACCGGCGTCCAGGGCGGAATGGCGTACAGCCGCTTCTCGCGTCCGGCGCCAAACAACATCAGTGCCGGGCTGCGATCCAGCTTGGGATTGTCGAATTTGGGAATCGGCGACGGCGAGGCCAGATAACGGCCATTGACCCGGACCGGATAGTCATAGCTGGTGGCGATATGGCCGAAGCGGGCGATGTCTTCGTACAGCTTGACGTGCATCAGGCCATACTCCTGATGGGCATGCAGCTTGCGCGTTTCGACCTCGGAGGCTTCCAGCGTCCGCAGCGGTTCGGGTTCCGGCACCTGGAACACCATGATCTGCCCGGGCTGCAGCGGGGTTTCCGGGATGCGGTGCCGGGTCTGGATCAGGCTGGCTTCGGTCGTGCGGCTGGTGGTGGCGACACCGGTCACGCGGGCGAAGAAGCGGCGGATATTGACCGCATTGGTGGTGTCGTCGGCCCCCTGGTCGATCACCTTGAGTACATCGTCGCGGCCGATGATGCTGGCCGTGACCTGAATGCCTCCCGTCCCCCAGCCATAGGGCAGGGGCATTTCGCGACTGCCGAACGGCACCTGATACCCCGGAATGGCCACCGCCTTGAGCAGGCCGCGGCGCAGCATGCGTTTGGTGTTCTCATCCAGAAAGCCGAAGTTGTACTGCCATTGGCCGTCATTCATGGCCATCCTCCTGCGGTTGCTGGGCCGCCGCCTGCTGGCGCAGGGTGCGGATCAGGGCCAGTTCGGCCTGGAAATCGACGTAGTGCGGCAACTTGAGGTGCTGTACGAAACCGGAGGCCTCGACGTTGTCGCTGTGATACAGCACGAACTCTTGCTGCTGGGCCGGGGCATGGCCGTCCTCCCCCAGCTCGCCGGCTCGCAGACTGCGATCCACCAGCGCCATGGCCATGGCCTTGCGTTCGGATTCGCCGAAAGACAGACCATAGCCACGGGTGAATTGCGGTGGCGCCGTCTTGCTGCCGGCAAACTGGTTGATCATCTGGCACTCTGTCAGGGTGATTTCGCCTATCTCGATGTCGAAACCGAGCTCGGGCGGGCAGACGCGGATACTGATCTCCCCCATGCGGATTTCCCCGGCGAAGGGATGGCTTTCGGCGTAGCCGCGCTGGGTCGAGTAGGCCAGACCCAGCAACCAGCCTTCGTCGGCGCGCGCCAGGTTTTGCAGCCTGGTTGCCCGGTCGGTCGGGAACATCAGCGGTGAACGTGTCAGGTCGACTGGTTCCGGATCACCTTCCGGTACCGGCTCTGCTTCGATCAGCCCTTCGCTGGACAGCGTGTCCAGCACGCTGGGCAGCGGGTGGGCGACCGGTGCATCGGCCTGCGGGCAGGGAGCAGGCTGCGTGGCATCGGCCAGGGTAAAGTCCAGCAGTCGCTGGGTGTAATCAGCGGTCGGGCCGAGAATCTGACCGCCCGGCACATCCTTGAAGGTGCCGGAGATGCGCCGCCGGACGCGCATATCGGCGGTATCGAGCGGCAGGCTGGTGGCCAGCCGCGGCAAGGTGGTGCGAAAGGCGCGCAGCAGAAACACCGCCTCCACCACATCGCCGGCCGCCTGTTTCAGCGCCAGTGCGGCCAGGTGCTCGTCATACAGCGAGCCTTCCTGCATGACCCGGGCGACGGCCAGGCGCATCTGCTGGCGGATTTGCGCCAGACTGAGTTCTGTTTCGGCCGGATCTCCGCGCCGGCTGGCCGCCAGCAGATCCCACGAGCGGGCAATGGCCGTTTCCCCGCCTTTGACGGCGACATACATGGTTCAGCCCTCCTGAATGCGGGTGCTGCGCGGCAGACCGGCAATGTGTTCGCCAGCCAGCAAGATCACGTCCACCCCGCGCGGGAAGCGGGTATGGTTCTGCTGCCACTGGGTCCAGAAATCCGCCGCCAGACCGACGGCGCCAAAGCGGCGGCAAGCCGGAATACCCGGGCCGCAGCCCTCGATCTGCCGCGTGTTGAACTGCTCGACCTCGATCAGCAGGGTGGCCGATCGGTCGGGATATTCCGCCGTGCCGGACTTGAGCCCGGTCAGCGCGGGCAGCGGGCAGCCACGAGTCAGCAGAATGAAATCCGCCTGGGCTACATCGCGACAGATCTGCAAGCCGGTATGAAAGCGCAGGCTTTCCAGCGTGTCCGCAGGCAGGGGGGGCAACCAGACGGCGACCTCCTGATCCACCAGGCTGTACAGCAAGGCGGCACTGGCCTCGCTCAATCCGGGCAGGGGCGGAGGCAGGCAGGGCAGGCGACGGGGCAACAGGGGTTCGGCCAACGCGCTGAGCACGGCGCGGAAGACCTGCTGACACTGATCGACCGGTTGTTCGAAAGCGGTATGCAGCATCACTCCCCCCTGACCATGGTAAAGAATTCGACCTTGCTGGCAGCCGCCTGGCGCGAGGCCTGCTCACGCCGCTGCTGCAGCGCCTGAGCCAGTGGCGTGATCAGGGTATCGAGTATGGCCGCCTGATGTTGCGGGTCCTGGAGTAATGCATCGGCAATGGCGATCAGTTCGGCATGATGGGCATCCGAGCCACGCACCCAGCCGTGTCCGGTCTGTGTGCCGATGCGGCAACTGGCGCGGGTGACGCTGATCTCGCCCAGGTTGAAACGTGCTCCGCTGCCGCCGATCCGGCCCTGCAACATCACCAGGCCGGTTTCGCCTCGTCGCAACCAGATGGGGGCGGCAGCCAGCTGCCGCCAGGGTGTCAGCCGGGTCTGCAAATCGTCAGGCGGGCTGTTGGCCAGCACGCCCAACCAATGTTGTCGTGTCTGCATGATGGAAGGGCTCGTCACCATTTCAAGAAAAATTCATATAAACGTATAGACGACTGCATGATAATAGCCGGCAAGCCGTTTTGAACATCATGGGTCGATGAAGCTTTTGTGACGTTTTCGTGGCCAGGCTGGATGTCTGGTGACTGAGGGGGTGAAGCAATGATAGAGCGTGGCAGTGGGGTCGCTGTCTGGCGGCAAATCGAAGATCGTCTGGCCGAGGAGATTGCCAGTGGTGCGCTGCGGGCCGGCGCGCAATTGCCGACCGAGTTGCAGCTGGCCGAGCGTTTCAGTGTCAACCGCCATACCGTGCGCCGTGCAGTGGCGACGCTGGTGGAGCGGGGCTTGTTGCGGGTCGAGCAGGGGCGCGGGACTTTTGTTCAGGACAATGCCATCGACTACGCCATCAGCAAGCGCACGCGTTTTTCGCGCAATATGGCCAGCCAGAACCTGAGTGCCGAGGTGGAGATCATGGCGGCCGACACCCTGCCGGCGACGGCCGAACTGGCCGAACTGCTCGGTGTGTCGCCTGGTGCCGTGCTGTATCGCATCAAGACGCTGAGTACGGTTGAGCAACGTGTCATTGATTTCGGGATGGCTTTTTTCCCGGCCGAGCGTTTTCCCGGCTTGCCCGAGGTGTTCCGCCGTCTGCGGTCGGTGACGCTGACCCTGGCCGAGTTCGGCGTGGCCGACTATACCCGGCGCTTTACCCGGGTCACCGCCCGTTTGCCGGAGCCGGAGGTGGTGGACTATCTCGGCATCCCGAAAAACCGACCGGTACTGCACGTCAAATCCCTCAACGTCGATCCGGCCGGTCAGCCGGTTCAGTATGGCATCACTTGCTTCAACGGTGATCTGGTGCAGCTGGTCATGGAGGACGAGCACTGATGCGCTGCGCCATTTTCTATGCACCGCCGCCAGACAGTGCATTCTGGCAGGCAGGCAGCCAATGGCTTGGCTATGACGCGGCCAGTGGGCGCGTGGTGACGCAGCCTGCCTTGCCTGGCTTGTCTCACGCGCTGACGGCCACGGCCGCACGCTATGGCTGGCATGGCACGCTCAAGGCCCCCTTTGCACCGGCCCCGGGTGTGGATGAGGCGACACTTGTGGCAGCGGTGAGCGAACTGGCCACGCGTTTTTCGCCTTTCGCTCTGCCGCTGCAGGTGGGCTGGCTGCACGGTTTTCTCTCCCTGCGTCCTGCACAGCCGCTTCCGCGTCTGGGCGAGTTGGCCACGGCCTGTGT from Paludibacterium sp. B53371 includes:
- the phnL gene encoding phosphonate C-P lyase system protein PhnL, whose translation is MSLLIDAQHLSKTFVLHQQGGLRLPVLSDVSLSVAAGECVALTGPSGAGKSTLLKALYANYLVQSGKIGIQHEGQWVDMAQARPDQISAVRRRTLGYVSQFLRVIPRVSALDIVAEPLEAWGWQREAALAEAARWLARLHIAERLWHLPPATFSGGEQQRVNIARGMIAPRPILLLDEPTASLDAANRAVVIELMHEARQRGAALVGIFHDEATRDAIANRIFNVPLARQEEQAA
- the phnK gene encoding phosphonate C-P lyase system protein PhnK, with product MNMPILQVRGLNKDYGNGQGCFDIDFDLYQGEVLCIVGESGSGKSTLLATLAGKLPADGGTVRFHDRDGGEHELTTLAEADRRRLARSEWGYVTQHARDGLRMNVSAGANVSERLMALGQRHYGQLRTTAGDWLEQVEIGRERLDDKPSAFSGGMQQRLQIARNLVTQPRLVFMDEPTGGLDVSVQARFLDLTRRLVHDTGIAVIMVTHDLGVARLLAQRTLVMQRGRVVEAGLTDQILDDPQHPYSQLLVSSILQA
- a CDS encoding alpha-D-ribose 1-methylphosphonate 5-phosphate C-P-lyase PhnJ — translated: MNDGQWQYNFGFLDENTKRMLRRGLLKAVAIPGYQVPFGSREMPLPYGWGTGGIQVTASIIGRDDVLKVIDQGADDTTNAVNIRRFFARVTGVATTSRTTEASLIQTRHRIPETPLQPGQIMVFQVPEPEPLRTLEASEVETRKLHAHQEYGLMHVKLYEDIARFGHIATSYDYPVRVNGRYLASPSPIPKFDNPKLDRSPALMLFGAGREKRLYAIPPWTPVESLAFDDHPFEVQRWPHACALCGAEDSYLDEIVTDDAGTRLFVCSDSDYCQQRQEVTP
- a CDS encoding carbon-phosphorus lyase complex subunit PhnI, producing the protein MYVAVKGGETAIARSWDLLAASRRGDPAETELSLAQIRQQMRLAVARVMQEGSLYDEHLAALALKQAAGDVVEAVFLLRAFRTTLPRLATSLPLDTADMRVRRRISGTFKDVPGGQILGPTADYTQRLLDFTLADATQPAPCPQADAPVAHPLPSVLDTLSSEGLIEAEPVPEGDPEPVDLTRSPLMFPTDRATRLQNLARADEGWLLGLAYSTQRGYAESHPFAGEIRMGEISIRVCPPELGFDIEIGEITLTECQMINQFAGSKTAPPQFTRGYGLSFGESERKAMAMALVDRSLRAGELGEDGHAPAQQQEFVLYHSDNVEASGFVQHLKLPHYVDFQAELALIRTLRQQAAAQQPQEDGHE
- the phnH gene encoding phosphonate C-P lyase system protein PhnH, with amino-acid sequence MLHTAFEQPVDQCQQVFRAVLSALAEPLLPRRLPCLPPPLPGLSEASAALLYSLVDQEVAVWLPPLPADTLESLRFHTGLQICRDVAQADFILLTRGCPLPALTGLKSGTAEYPDRSATLLIEVEQFNTRQIEGCGPGIPACRRFGAVGLAADFWTQWQQNHTRFPRGVDVILLAGEHIAGLPRSTRIQEG
- the phnG gene encoding phosphonate C-P lyase system protein PhnG: MQTRQHWLGVLANSPPDDLQTRLTPWRQLAAAPIWLRRGETGLVMLQGRIGGSGARFNLGEISVTRASCRIGTQTGHGWVRGSDAHHAELIAIADALLQDPQHQAAILDTLITPLAQALQQRREQASRQAAASKVEFFTMVRGE
- the phnF gene encoding phosphonate metabolism transcriptional regulator PhnF; translated protein: MIERGSGVAVWRQIEDRLAEEIASGALRAGAQLPTELQLAERFSVNRHTVRRAVATLVERGLLRVEQGRGTFVQDNAIDYAISKRTRFSRNMASQNLSAEVEIMAADTLPATAELAELLGVSPGAVLYRIKTLSTVEQRVIDFGMAFFPAERFPGLPEVFRRLRSVTLTLAEFGVADYTRRFTRVTARLPEPEVVDYLGIPKNRPVLHVKSLNVDPAGQPVQYGITCFNGDLVQLVMEDEH
- a CDS encoding DUF1045 domain-containing protein; the protein is MRCAIFYAPPPDSAFWQAGSQWLGYDAASGRVVTQPALPGLSHALTATAARYGWHGTLKAPFAPAPGVDEATLVAAVSELATRFSPFALPLQVGWLHGFLSLRPAQPLPRLGELATACVLQLQSLGDPQARLAERQGLSARQLELYARWGYPYVFEQFRFHMTLSERMAQDAPDASALQASAGQYFAPHLQQVVAGLALFVEPGAGQALRYRAYCGFDGEVWRDVD